The Balearica regulorum gibbericeps isolate bBalReg1 chromosome 5, bBalReg1.pri, whole genome shotgun sequence genome window below encodes:
- the TMEM179 gene encoding transmembrane protein 179, whose product MALSNFLFAQCICYFLAFLFSFIVVVPLSENGNDFHGRCLLFTEGMWLNANLTVERQRFTVQEWGPEAACRFSIFTGLLSLLLATVQAWRTLFFLCKGHEDSFFYAFLNLLISAFVVFITFIASTIVSVGFNMWCDAITEKGSMPNSCEELQDIDLELNLENSAFYDQFAIAQFGLWAAWLTWLGITILAFLKVYHNYRQEDLLDSLIHEKELLLGRSSSRTSLQDEKSGMI is encoded by the exons ATGGCGCTCAGCAATTTCCTCTTTGCTCAGTGCATCTGCTACTTCCTGGCCTTCCTCTTCAGCTTCATCGTCGTGGTGCCGCTCTCCGAGAATGGCAACGACTTCCACGGCCGGTGCCTGCTCTTCACCGAGGGCATGTGGCTCAACGCCAACCTGACGGTGGAGAGGCAGCGCTTCACCGTGCAAGAGTGGGGGCCCGAGGCCGCTTGCCGCTTCAGCATCTTCACTgggctcctctccctgctgctggccacagtGCAGGCCTGGAGgaccctcttcttcctctgcaaaggGCATGAGGA CTCTTTCTTTTATGCCTTCCTGAATCTGCTGATCAGCGCCTTTGTGGTGTTTATCACATTTATTGCTAGCACTATAGTGAGTGTAGGATTTAACATGTGGTGTGATGCAATTACTGAAAAAGGAAGCATGCCAAATAG CTGTGAAGAATTACAGGATATAGATCTTGAACTGAACTTAGAAAACTCTGCTTTCTACGACCAGTTTGCTATTGCACAG tttgGTCTCTGGGCTGCCTGGCTGACCTGGCTGGGAATTACCATTCTGGCTTTCCTGAAGGTTTATCACAACTACAGACAGGAGGACCTGCTAGATAGCCTGATCCATGAGAAGGAGCTGTTGCTAGGAAGATCCTCTTCACGAACCTCTTTGCAAGATGAGAAAAGTGGCATGATCTAA